In Pseudonocardia sp. DSM 110487, the sequence TCGCAGCTCCGCCGTCCGCGCCGGCGAGCCCCGGCGCACCGTGGACAGCTGCTCGAAGAGCAGGCCGAAGTCGGTGTGCGTCACGTCGGTTCGCAGGACGCCTGCCGCGTGCGCCTTATCGATCACCGTGCGCACCTGTTCGTCGCAGCGCCGGGCCAGTTCCATCAGCTCCGGGGTCGGGGTGAACGTGCCGGCGAGGGAGATCGTCATCGCGTGCGTGTCGGCGGCCACCACCGCGCGCGCGAACGTCACGAACGTGTCCCATGGCGGATCCGTGCCGGCCAGCGCGGTCTCGGCGATCCGGATGTAGGTCGCGAGCCCGTCGGCGCACAGCCGCCGCAGCATGTCCTCCTTGCTGCCGAAGCGCCGGTAGAGCGCGCTGATCCCGACCCCGGCCCGCTCGGCGACGGCGGCGATCGGCGCCGTCGGATCGGCCACGAACACCTCGCGCGCGGCGTTCATGATCAGCTCGTCGTTGCGGGCCGCCTGCGCGCGGCGGCCGCTCATGGGTGCGGCTGGCATGAGCCGAGACTACCACTTGACCGGAACGTTCCGTTCCGCTACCTTGAAAGGGAACAGTTCATTCCGTTCCGCGAGGAGTCCGATGACCGCGACGCTCGACCGGCCGCTCCCGGTTGCTTCCCCCGCCGCCCGCTCGACGCGCTCGTCGTGGCTCGGCTTCTCCGCCGTGCTGGGCGCGGCCCTGATGAACCTGCTCGACTCGACCGTCGTGTCGGTCGCGGCCCCGGTCATCCGCGACGAGCTGGGCGGCACCAACGCCACGCTGCAGTGGACGACCGCCGGCTACACGCTCGCGCTCGCGGTGCTGCTGATGGTCGGCGGCCGGCTCGGCGACATGGTCGGCCGCCGGAGGATGCTCCTGATCGGCACCGTCGGCTTCACCGCCGTGTCGATGCTCTGCGCCTTCGCGTGGTCGCCGGAGGTCCTCGCGGGCGGGCGGGTCGTGCAGGGCGCGTTCGCCGCACTGATGCTCCCGCAGGGCTTCGGCCTGATCCGGGACGCGTTCCCGCCCGCCGAGATGGCCAAGCCCCTCGCGGCGTTCGGTCCGGTGATGGGCATCGGCGCGGTGCTCGGCCCGATCGTCGGCGGCTTCCTGGTCGACGCGAACCTGTTCGGCACCGGCTGGCGGATGATCTTCCTGATCAACCTGCCGCTCGGTGTCCTCACCGCCGTGCTCGCATGGGCGCACCTGCCGAAGGTCGCCCCCACCGCCGCGGGCACCCGGCTGGACTGGATCAGTGTCGCGCTCTCGGCCGCAGGCACCGTGCTGCTGATCCTCCCGCTGGTCCAGGG encodes:
- a CDS encoding TetR/AcrR family transcriptional regulator translates to MPAAPMSGRRAQAARNDELIMNAAREVFVADPTAPIAAVAERAGVGISALYRRFGSKEDMLRRLCADGLATYIRIAETALAGTDPPWDTFVTFARAVVAADTHAMTISLAGTFTPTPELMELARRCDEQVRTVIDKAHAAGVLRTDVTHTDFGLLFEQLSTVRRGSPARTAELRERYLALLLDSLRTPPQHAPLPGPPPRPGEFADRWEKGS